One window of Methylococcus sp. EFPC2 genomic DNA carries:
- a CDS encoding BglII/BstYI family type II restriction endonuclease, producing MSWQHYIPEDITALYEVHDYKHAAAILKYEFPVEFQEICCALRAFRLSEQNVRDPGGSESAIPKRFSDILRPMGWREQKLNAKVIVDGHEFAHDSHNVDYLKGRVAFDLEWNSKDQTYDRDLYAFRAFFDYDKISVGVLATRSNDLDPWFKELGIYGKYGASTTQMGKLLPRLDAGRNGGCPVLVFGITTQLIEQAQASCP from the coding sequence ATGAGCTGGCAACACTACATACCGGAAGACATTACCGCGCTTTACGAAGTGCACGATTACAAGCACGCCGCGGCCATACTCAAATACGAATTTCCCGTGGAATTCCAGGAAATCTGCTGCGCCTTGCGCGCCTTCCGGCTGAGCGAACAAAACGTGCGCGATCCGGGCGGCAGCGAAAGTGCGATCCCCAAGCGCTTCTCGGATATCCTCCGCCCCATGGGATGGCGCGAACAAAAACTGAACGCCAAGGTGATCGTGGACGGCCACGAGTTCGCCCACGACAGCCATAACGTGGATTACCTGAAAGGGCGGGTCGCGTTCGATCTGGAGTGGAACAGCAAGGATCAGACCTACGACCGCGACCTCTACGCCTTCCGGGCGTTTTTCGACTACGACAAGATCAGCGTCGGCGTCCTCGCGACGCGCAGCAACGATCTCGACCCCTGGTTCAAGGAACTGGGGATATACGGTAAATACGGTGCCAGCACCACCCAGATGGGCAAGCTCCTGCCCCGGCTGGACGCCGGGCGCAACGGCGGCTGTCCGGTGCTGGTGTTCGGCATCACGACGCAGTTGATCGAACAGGCACAGGCTTCATGTCCATAG
- a CDS encoding aminodeoxychorismate/anthranilate synthase component II, whose protein sequence is MSARVLMIDNYDSFTYNLVQYLAELGAEVEVVRNDQIAVEEIEKINPDKIVISPGPCTPKEAGISVETIHRYAGRYPILGVCLGHQSIGHAFGGHVIHAKSIMHGKTSLVRHKDQGVFAGLKNPLQVTRYHSLVIEHATLPDCLEITAWTEDENGGFDEIMGVRHKTLAVEGVQFHPESIMTEQGHELLRNFLVA, encoded by the coding sequence ATGAGCGCCCGCGTGCTGATGATCGACAATTACGATTCCTTCACCTACAACCTGGTGCAATACCTGGCCGAACTGGGCGCCGAGGTCGAGGTGGTGCGCAACGACCAGATCGCCGTCGAGGAGATCGAGAAGATCAATCCGGACAAGATCGTCATCTCGCCCGGTCCCTGCACACCCAAGGAAGCGGGCATTTCGGTGGAAACCATACATCGCTATGCCGGGCGTTATCCCATACTGGGGGTCTGCCTGGGACATCAGAGCATAGGCCATGCCTTCGGCGGGCACGTCATCCACGCCAAGTCCATCATGCACGGCAAGACTTCGCTGGTGCGACACAAGGACCAGGGCGTGTTCGCGGGACTCAAGAACCCGCTGCAAGTCACCCGCTACCATTCGCTGGTGATCGAACACGCCACGCTGCCCGATTGTCTGGAAATCACCGCCTGGACCGAAGACGAAAACGGCGGCTTCGATGAGATCATGGGCGTGCGCCACAAGACCCTGGCCGTCGAGGGCGTGCAATTCCACCCCGAGTCCATCATGACCGAACAGGGACACGAGTTGTTGAGGAATTTCCTCGTCGCCTAA
- a CDS encoding autotransporter outer membrane beta-barrel domain-containing protein → MSKITRHLRSRGMETLSVGMLLACSSGPAFSETLSSDVSWSVIGRNITISNPAFTAAGDGTFAGNAATVSSGSSITLTGAYSIQEGDTSYCPFCVIQLYTAWISPAPANSQGFYSGEIFPGFGSLSGVLPAWTSDAPKTPGTYYIGLASTLDFFYHPNMAGAAGADAQGIPGAAPYQVTVIPIALAPNPSPNTLSTNPGYYYSTSETYINGGTLTNNGATIQNPGTFINQGTVAQQGEWENSGSIINSGQFDLPGNGHITGTGTYTQTSGLTNLSGSLQASQVDIQGGTFNLSGGSVQASTFVNQGVLNYSAGSLQASLANRGTVNVQGEWDNSGSIINSGQFDLTGNGRLTGTGTYTQTAGLTNLSSSLQASQVDIQGGTFNLSGGSVQTSTFVNQGVLNYSAGSFQASLLNRGVVNVSGVGAHVVGGDVLNRGTFNVTETTVSFGGTFTNEGAYISDPSLNQFQNLSVGAEGYLVGGEGDVFVVSGDFQNGSTQSSLWETSASTLVFAGGSGQHVMGLAGEDRGAQASAFLNNFSWGTLALASGDRLNLTDGNTTPGAALYARRIVLPGGTAQLASVFSDYNVYFDPSLTENQYLLGASLGGGKGRLLPWSFVPGLTDTGGTDALTENEQTFAAAVDESCTAATGQLAERCLELQALDNDGKNQAVQSLTPDQTPTQTNLGIKFNNTRMDAPLARLASLRVGGVGPLALNFNGYAVSLGATGGAAGDEPFRDSPLGVFIQGKMSLGDKDEDATARGFHYETRNVTVGADYRFNDNLVAGVALSYANTNTVFAKGSGEMNQDSVLGGLYGSLYLPQDYYVDWLVNYGGLDYTLTRQLAYSGFSGKARSTPGGDQFGVSVSGGRDFAWKEWLASPILRFEYSQLNVDAYREKGGGGLGLNADKQSDDSLVSDLGAQIGHNLSLPWGVVTPALRVEWEHQYLNDNRSIHMRLNDASAGLGAFTVNTGKPDRDYLNLGGSVAAVLPNGGSAFLRYETRLGQSSISNHIVELGLRLNF, encoded by the coding sequence GTGAGCAAAATTACCCGCCACCTGCGCTCCCGCGGAATGGAAACCCTATCGGTCGGCATGCTGCTGGCCTGCTCCTCCGGCCCGGCATTTTCTGAGACCCTATCCTCCGACGTGTCGTGGTCCGTCATTGGGCGGAATATCACCATTTCCAATCCTGCATTCACGGCAGCGGGCGACGGGACTTTTGCAGGCAATGCCGCGACCGTAAGCTCCGGCTCCAGCATTACCCTGACGGGCGCATATTCCATACAGGAAGGGGACACTTCTTATTGCCCATTCTGCGTCATCCAACTTTACACGGCATGGATTTCGCCCGCACCGGCCAACTCGCAAGGATTCTACTCGGGAGAAATCTTCCCTGGATTTGGCTCTTTATCCGGCGTCCTTCCGGCATGGACATCGGATGCGCCAAAAACTCCCGGGACCTACTACATCGGTCTGGCATCCACGCTAGATTTTTTCTATCACCCCAATATGGCCGGCGCCGCCGGAGCGGACGCACAAGGGATACCCGGCGCCGCGCCCTACCAGGTCACCGTGATCCCCATCGCGCTGGCCCCGAATCCCTCGCCCAATACCTTGAGCACGAACCCCGGATACTATTACTCCACGTCGGAGACATATATCAATGGCGGCACTCTGACCAACAACGGCGCGACGATACAGAATCCCGGCACATTCATTAACCAGGGGACCGTCGCGCAACAAGGCGAATGGGAAAACTCCGGAAGCATCATTAACTCGGGCCAATTCGATCTGCCCGGAAATGGCCACATTACCGGCACGGGGACTTATACCCAAACGTCTGGACTAACCAACTTGTCCGGCTCATTGCAAGCCAGCCAGGTCGACATCCAGGGAGGAACATTCAATCTGTCCGGCGGCAGTGTGCAGGCCAGCACGTTTGTCAACCAGGGCGTGCTGAACTATTCCGCAGGAAGCCTCCAGGCAAGCCTTGCCAACCGAGGCACGGTGAACGTGCAAGGCGAATGGGATAATTCCGGAAGCATCATTAACTCGGGCCAATTCGATCTGACTGGAAATGGCCGCCTTACCGGTACGGGGACTTATACCCAAACGGCTGGACTAACCAACTTGTCCAGCTCATTGCAAGCCAGCCAGGTCGACATCCAGGGAGGAACATTCAACCTGTCCGGCGGCAGCGTGCAGACCAGCACGTTTGTCAACCAAGGCGTGCTGAACTATTCCGCAGGAAGCTTCCAGGCAAGCTTGCTGAACCGGGGGGTCGTGAATGTGAGCGGCGTCGGCGCCCATGTCGTCGGCGGCGATGTGCTGAACCGCGGCACCTTCAACGTCACCGAAACCACGGTGAGCTTCGGCGGCACCTTCACCAACGAAGGGGCCTACATCAGCGATCCTTCGCTCAACCAGTTCCAGAATCTGAGCGTCGGCGCCGAAGGCTATCTGGTGGGGGGAGAAGGCGACGTCTTCGTCGTAAGCGGCGACTTCCAAAACGGTTCCACGCAAAGCAGCCTGTGGGAGACCAGCGCATCGACCCTGGTCTTCGCCGGCGGCTCGGGGCAACACGTCATGGGCTTGGCCGGTGAAGACCGGGGCGCGCAGGCCTCGGCCTTTCTCAACAATTTTTCCTGGGGCACGCTGGCTTTGGCCAGCGGCGATCGGCTTAATCTGACCGATGGGAATACGACCCCGGGCGCCGCCCTGTACGCCCGCCGCATCGTGCTGCCCGGCGGCACCGCCCAACTCGCCAGCGTATTCAGCGATTACAACGTTTATTTCGATCCCAGTCTGACGGAAAACCAATACCTGCTCGGGGCGAGCCTGGGCGGGGGCAAAGGCCGCTTGCTGCCCTGGAGCTTCGTCCCCGGCCTGACCGATACGGGCGGCACGGATGCCTTGACGGAAAACGAACAGACCTTCGCCGCGGCGGTGGACGAGTCGTGCACCGCGGCCACCGGGCAACTCGCCGAGCGCTGCCTGGAACTCCAGGCCCTGGACAATGACGGTAAGAACCAGGCGGTACAAAGCCTGACGCCGGACCAGACGCCCACCCAGACCAACCTCGGCATCAAGTTCAACAATACCCGCATGGATGCGCCGCTGGCCCGCCTGGCCTCCTTGCGCGTGGGCGGGGTCGGCCCGCTGGCGCTGAACTTCAACGGCTATGCGGTATCCCTGGGCGCGACCGGCGGAGCCGCGGGCGACGAGCCGTTCCGCGACAGTCCGCTGGGCGTGTTCATCCAGGGCAAGATGAGCCTGGGCGACAAGGACGAGGATGCCACGGCGCGCGGCTTCCATTACGAGACCCGCAATGTGACCGTGGGTGCGGATTACCGGTTCAACGACAATCTCGTGGCCGGCGTGGCCTTGAGCTACGCCAATACCAACACCGTGTTCGCGAAGGGATCGGGCGAGATGAACCAGGACAGCGTGCTGGGCGGCCTTTACGGTAGCCTGTATCTGCCGCAGGACTACTACGTGGACTGGCTGGTCAATTACGGTGGCCTGGATTACACCCTCACGCGCCAGCTGGCCTACTCGGGATTCAGCGGCAAGGCCCGCAGCACGCCGGGCGGCGACCAGTTCGGCGTGTCCGTGAGCGGCGGGCGGGATTTCGCCTGGAAGGAATGGCTGGCCAGCCCCATCCTGCGCTTCGAATACTCTCAGTTGAACGTCGATGCCTATCGTGAAAAAGGCGGCGGCGGCCTGGGGCTGAACGCGGACAAACAGTCGGACGACTCCCTGGTATCCGACCTGGGCGCGCAGATCGGCCACAACCTCAGCCTGCCCTG
- the trpC gene encoding indole-3-glycerol phosphate synthase TrpC has product MTDTPDILKKIIARKHEEIAERKARVPVEFLRELAAGDWPRGFVSAIKSKIAKGQPAVIAEIKKASPSKGVLREDFRPAEIAWSYASAGAACLSVLTDRDFFQGAEVYLEMARSASALPVIRKDFIIDPYQVVEARAIKADCILLIAAALDDARLAELAALTKELGMDVLVEVHDADELERALKLDLPLIGINNRNLRSFEVSLNTTLDLLPRIPEDRIVVTESGILAPADVALMREHKVNAFLVGEAFMRADDPGAALKALFFA; this is encoded by the coding sequence ATGACCGATACGCCCGACATCCTGAAGAAAATCATCGCCCGCAAGCACGAGGAAATCGCCGAGCGCAAGGCACGGGTTCCGGTTGAATTCCTCCGCGAACTCGCGGCTGGCGACTGGCCGCGCGGCTTCGTCTCCGCGATCAAGTCCAAGATCGCCAAGGGCCAGCCGGCGGTGATCGCCGAAATCAAGAAGGCCTCGCCCAGCAAGGGTGTGCTGCGCGAGGATTTCCGCCCGGCCGAGATCGCCTGGAGCTATGCCTCCGCCGGCGCGGCCTGCTTGTCGGTGCTGACCGACCGCGACTTCTTCCAGGGTGCCGAGGTTTATCTGGAAATGGCCCGCTCGGCGTCCGCCCTGCCGGTGATCCGCAAGGATTTCATCATCGACCCCTACCAGGTGGTCGAGGCGCGCGCCATCAAGGCCGACTGCATCCTGTTGATCGCCGCCGCCCTGGACGACGCCCGTCTGGCCGAACTCGCCGCCCTGACCAAGGAACTGGGCATGGACGTGCTGGTGGAAGTGCACGACGCCGACGAACTGGAGCGCGCGCTCAAGCTGGACCTGCCGCTGATCGGCATCAACAACCGCAATCTGCGCAGCTTCGAGGTGTCGCTGAACACCACGCTGGACCTGCTGCCGCGCATCCCGGAAGACCGCATCGTCGTCACCGAAAGCGGCATCCTGGCACCTGCAGACGTCGCCCTGATGCGCGAGCACAAGGTCAACGCCTTCCTGGTCGGCGAAGCCTTCATGCGGGCCGACGATCCGGGCGCGGCATTGAAAGCGCTGTTCTTCGCCTGA
- the ubiD gene encoding 4-hydroxy-3-polyprenylbenzoate decarboxylase, which translates to MKYRDLRDFIGQLEARGELKRIAYPADPRLEITEICDRTLRAGGPALLFENPKGYDVPLLGNLFGTPERVALGMGETSVEALREVGKLLAFLKEPDPPKGMKDAFDKLPIFKQVLNMAPKEVKHAPCQEILRLGEDIDLGRYPVQTCWPGDAGPLITWALVITRGPYKERQNLGIYRCQVIGKNKVIMRWLAHRGGALDYRDWQAAHPGQPFPVAVALGADPATILGAVTPVPDSLSEYAFAGLLRGSKTEVVKCRLSDLQAPASAEIVLEGFLYPGETAPEGPFGDHTGYYNEVEEFPVFTIECITQRENPIYHSTYTGRPPDEPAILGVALNEVFVPLLQKQFPEIVDFYLPPEGCSYRMAVVSMKKQYPGHAKRVMFGIWSFLRQFMYTKFIIVCDDDVNVRDWKDVMWAITTRMDPARDTTLIENTPIDYLDFASPVSGLGSKMGLDATNKWPGETTREWGSPISMSAEVKAKIDGIWAELGII; encoded by the coding sequence ATGAAATACCGCGATCTGCGCGACTTTATCGGCCAACTCGAAGCCCGCGGCGAGCTGAAACGCATCGCCTATCCGGCCGATCCCAGGCTGGAGATCACCGAGATCTGCGACCGCACCCTGCGGGCGGGCGGGCCGGCCTTGCTATTCGAGAATCCCAAGGGCTACGACGTCCCGCTGCTGGGCAATCTGTTCGGCACTCCGGAACGCGTGGCCTTGGGGATGGGCGAAACCTCGGTGGAAGCCTTGCGCGAGGTCGGCAAACTGCTGGCCTTCCTCAAGGAGCCCGACCCGCCCAAGGGCATGAAGGACGCCTTCGACAAGCTGCCCATCTTCAAGCAGGTGCTGAACATGGCGCCCAAGGAGGTCAAGCACGCGCCCTGCCAGGAAATCCTGCGCTTGGGCGAGGACATCGACCTCGGCCGCTACCCGGTGCAGACCTGCTGGCCGGGCGATGCCGGCCCGCTGATCACCTGGGCCCTGGTCATCACCCGCGGGCCTTACAAGGAACGGCAGAATCTCGGCATCTACCGCTGCCAGGTCATAGGCAAGAACAAGGTCATCATGCGCTGGCTGGCGCACCGCGGCGGCGCGCTGGACTACCGCGACTGGCAGGCCGCGCATCCGGGCCAGCCTTTCCCGGTAGCCGTGGCGCTGGGCGCGGACCCGGCCACCATACTCGGCGCCGTCACGCCGGTGCCGGACTCCTTGTCGGAATACGCCTTCGCCGGCCTGTTGCGCGGTTCCAAGACCGAGGTGGTGAAGTGCCGGCTGAGCGACCTGCAGGCCCCGGCCAGCGCGGAGATCGTGCTGGAAGGCTTTCTCTATCCCGGTGAAACCGCACCGGAAGGTCCGTTCGGCGACCACACCGGCTATTACAACGAGGTGGAGGAGTTCCCCGTCTTCACCATCGAGTGCATCACCCAGCGGGAAAATCCGATCTACCACAGCACCTACACCGGTCGGCCGCCGGACGAGCCGGCCATCCTGGGCGTGGCGCTGAACGAGGTGTTCGTACCCCTGCTGCAAAAGCAGTTCCCGGAAATCGTCGATTTCTACCTGCCGCCGGAAGGCTGCTCTTATCGCATGGCGGTGGTGAGCATGAAGAAGCAATACCCTGGTCACGCCAAGCGGGTGATGTTCGGCATCTGGAGTTTCCTGCGTCAGTTCATGTACACCAAGTTCATCATCGTCTGCGACGACGATGTGAACGTGCGCGACTGGAAGGACGTGATGTGGGCCATCACCACCCGCATGGACCCGGCGCGCGACACCACGCTGATCGAGAACACGCCGATCGATTACCTGGACTTCGCTTCGCCGGTCTCGGGCCTGGGCTCCAAGATGGGCCTGGACGCGACCAACAAATGGCCGGGTGAGACGACCCGCGAGTGGGGCAGCCCGATCAGCATGAGCGCCGAGGTCAAGGCCAAGATCGACGGCATCTGGGCCGAGTTGGGGATAATTTGA
- a CDS encoding MT-A70 family methyltransferase translates to MSIETLSAADDFLQFAQGRKFSTVLADPPWQFQNRTGKMAPEHKRLSRYPTLTLQEIKDIPVEAAVKDTAHLYLWVPNALLAEGLAVMECWGFTYKTNLIWYKVRKDGGPDRRGVGFYFRNVTEMILFGVRGKNARTLQPGRSQENIIATQKREHSRKPDEQYALIESCSPGPYLEMFARGNRPNWQCWGNQAEDYAPDWDTYANHSQSNIVSINDRRKRS, encoded by the coding sequence ATGTCCATAGAAACGCTCTCCGCCGCGGACGACTTCCTTCAGTTCGCCCAGGGGCGGAAATTTTCCACCGTGCTGGCGGATCCGCCCTGGCAGTTCCAGAACCGCACCGGCAAGATGGCGCCGGAACACAAGCGGCTGTCCCGTTATCCGACCCTGACCTTACAGGAGATCAAGGACATCCCGGTGGAAGCCGCCGTCAAGGACACCGCCCATCTTTATCTCTGGGTGCCGAACGCCTTGCTGGCCGAGGGCCTGGCGGTGATGGAATGCTGGGGTTTCACCTACAAGACCAATCTGATCTGGTACAAGGTGCGCAAAGACGGCGGACCAGACCGGCGCGGCGTCGGGTTTTATTTCCGCAACGTCACGGAGATGATACTTTTCGGCGTCCGTGGCAAGAACGCGCGTACCCTGCAGCCGGGTCGCAGCCAGGAAAACATCATCGCCACCCAGAAGCGCGAGCACAGCCGCAAGCCCGACGAGCAATACGCTCTGATCGAATCTTGCAGTCCCGGCCCTTACCTGGAGATGTTCGCCCGCGGCAACCGGCCGAACTGGCAGTGCTGGGGCAATCAGGCCGAAGATTACGCGCCGGATTGGGATACCTATGCCAACCATTCCCAGTCGAACATCGTGTCCATTAATGATCGGCGCAAGCGCAGTTAA
- the trpD gene encoding anthranilate phosphoribosyltransferase — MNLPAALNHLLNGQDLEPVQMKALMLGIMSGKATPAQIGAFLIALRAKGETVDEVAAAAEVLRELSTKVHVNGEHVIDTCGTGGDGAHTFNISTAAAFVVAAAGGKVAKHGGRSVSSSTGSADVLEAAGVNLDLTPEQVGQCIDKIGIGFLFAQRHHGAMKHAVGPRRELGVRTLFNLLGPLTNPAGAPNQLLGVFARLWVEPMARVLQKLGSKHVLVVHAEDGLDEISIASPTYVAELKNGKVETYTLTPEQFGVARTPLAALAVDSAAASLAMLRGVLDGKPGPAHDIVALNAGAAIYAADLAGDLAAGVLRAQEVIADGSARRKLDELIAVSQSFT, encoded by the coding sequence ATGAACCTCCCCGCCGCCCTCAACCATCTGCTCAACGGCCAGGATCTCGAGCCCGTGCAGATGAAAGCCTTGATGCTCGGTATCATGAGCGGCAAAGCCACGCCGGCGCAGATCGGCGCATTCCTGATCGCACTGCGCGCCAAGGGCGAGACGGTGGACGAGGTCGCCGCCGCCGCCGAGGTGCTGCGCGAGCTTTCGACCAAGGTGCATGTCAACGGCGAACACGTCATCGACACCTGCGGTACCGGCGGCGACGGCGCCCATACCTTCAACATCTCCACCGCCGCCGCCTTCGTGGTGGCGGCCGCCGGCGGCAAGGTGGCCAAGCACGGCGGTCGCTCGGTTTCCAGCAGCACCGGCAGCGCGGACGTGCTGGAAGCGGCCGGCGTCAATCTGGATCTGACACCCGAACAGGTCGGGCAGTGCATCGATAAGATCGGCATCGGCTTCCTGTTCGCCCAACGCCACCATGGCGCGATGAAACACGCCGTCGGTCCCCGCAGGGAACTAGGCGTGCGCACCCTGTTCAACCTGCTCGGCCCGCTCACCAACCCGGCCGGCGCGCCCAACCAACTGCTCGGCGTGTTTGCACGCTTATGGGTGGAGCCCATGGCCCGCGTGCTGCAAAAGCTCGGCAGCAAACATGTGCTGGTCGTCCACGCGGAAGACGGACTCGACGAGATCAGCATCGCCTCGCCTACCTACGTGGCCGAACTGAAAAACGGCAAGGTCGAGACCTACACCCTCACACCCGAGCAGTTCGGCGTCGCCCGCACGCCGCTGGCTGCGCTGGCAGTGGACAGTGCAGCCGCCAGCCTGGCCATGCTGCGCGGCGTCCTCGACGGCAAGCCGGGACCGGCGCATGATATCGTGGCACTGAATGCGGGGGCGGCGATATACGCGGCGGACCTGGCGGGTGATCTCGCAGCGGGCGTGCTGCGCGCCCAAGAGGTAATCGCCGACGGCTCGGCCCGGCGCAAGCTGGATGAACTGATCGCGGTAAGCCAGTCCTTCACGTGA